In the Mauremys mutica isolate MM-2020 ecotype Southern chromosome 13, ASM2049712v1, whole genome shotgun sequence genome, one interval contains:
- the LOC123348737 gene encoding olfactory receptor 4M1-like: MERGNSTGVIEFVLLGLSQTQEIQLFLFVLFLIFYSMILPANILIILTIRSDPHLGSPMYFFLANLAFLDICYCSVTPPKMLADFFSRRKTISYGGCMAQIFFIHFVGASEVFLLIGMAFDRYVAICHPLRYANMMSREVCCALVGASWAMGFMHSILQVVLIIQVPFCGPNELDNFFCDISQVIKLACTDVYMLEFFMFFNSGLAILMCFFLLLISYGALLVRLRAGDPSKGTSKAASTCVTHIIIVFIMFSPAIYIYCRPFRSFSLDKVVYVFHTVVFPLMNPIIYTLRNKEIISAMKRLLVRHGLCQRK; encoded by the coding sequence ATGGAGCGTGGAAACAGCACAGGGGTGATAGAGTTTGTGCTGCTAGGGCTATcccagacccaggagatccagcTCTTCCTCTTCGTCTTGTTCCTCATCTTCTACTCCATGATCCTCCCAGCCAATATCCTCATCATCCTCACCATCCGGAGCGACCCTCACCTGGGctcccccatgtatttcttcctggcCAACCTGGCCTTCCTGGATATCTGCTACTGCTCCGTCACCCCCCCAAAGATGCTGGCTGACTTCTTCTCCCGCCGCAAGACGATCTCCTATGGGGGCTGCATGGCCCAGATCTTCTTCATCCACTTCGTGGGAGCATCTGAGGTCTTCCTGCTCATAGGCATGGCCTTTGATAGgtatgtggccatctgccatcccctgcgCTATGCCAACATGATGAGCAGGGAGGTCTGCTGTGCCCTGGTGGGGGCTTCTTGGGCCATGGGCTTCATGCACTCTATCCTGCAGGTGGTGTTGATCATCCAGGTCCcattctgtggccccaatgaGCTGGAcaatttcttctgtgacatcagCCAGGTGATCAAGCTGGCCTGCACTGACGTCTACATGCTGGAGTTCTTCATGTTCTTCAACAGTGGCCTGGCCATCTTGATGTGCTTCTTCCTCTTGCTCATCTCCTATGGGGCCCTGCTGGTCCGGCTGCGTGCAGGCGACCCCTCAAAGGGGACAAGCAAGGCGGCCTCCACCTGTGTCACTCACATCATCATCGTCTTCATCATGTTCAGCCCAGCCATCTACATCTACTGCCGGCCCTTCCGTAGCTTCTCCCTGGACAAGGTGGTGTACGTGTTCCACACCGTGGTCTTCCCCCTCATGAACCCCATCATCTACACACTCAGGAACAAGGAGATCATCAGTGCCATGAAGAGGCTGCTGGTAAGACACGGGCTCTGCCAaaggaaataa
- the LOC123348620 gene encoding olfactory receptor 4M1-like: protein MDHENGTGVTEFVLLGLSQTWEIQLFLFILFLVFYSVILPANILIILTIRSDPHLGSPMYFFLANLAFLDICYCSVTPPKMLADFFSHHKMISYGGCMAQIFFIHFLGAAEVFLLMGMAFDRYVAICHPLRYASMMSREVCGALVGAAWAGGFTHSILQVVLILRLPFCGPNELDNFFCDITQVIKLACTDVYMLEFFMFFSSGFSTMMCFLVLLISYAVLLVRLQAGGPSKGTSKVASTCVTHVIIVFIMFSPAIYIYCHPFHTFFLDKVVSVFHTMVFPLMNPIIYTLRNKEIISAMKRLLDRQGLCRGK, encoded by the coding sequence ATGGACCATGAGAATGGCACAGGGGTGACGGAGTTTGTACTGTTGGGGCTATCCCAGACCTGGGAGATCCagctcttcctcttcatcttgtTCCTCGTCTTCTACTCCGTGATCCTTCCAGCTAACATCCTCATCATCCTCACCATTCGGAGTGACCCTCACCTGGGctcccccatgtatttcttcctggcCAACCTGGCCTTCCTGGATATCTGCTACTGCTCCGTCACCCCCCCAAAGATGCTGGCTGACTTCTTCTCCCACCACAAAATGATCTCCTATGGGGGCTGCATGGCCCAGATCTTCTTCATCCACTTCTTGGGGGCAGCTGAGGTCTTCCTGCTCATGGGCATGGCCTTTGACAggtacgtggccatctgccatcccctgcgCTATGCCAGCATGATGAGCAGGGAGGTCTGCGGTGCCCTGGTTGGGGCTGCTTGGGCTGGAGGCTTCACACACTCTATCCTGCAGGTGGTGTTGATCCTCCGGCTCCCATTCTGTGGCCCCAACGAGCTGGAcaatttcttctgtgacatcacCCAGGTGATCAAGCTGGCCTGCACGGACGTCTACATGCTGGAGTTCTTCATGTTCTTCAGCAGTGGCTTTTCCACCATGATGTGCTTCCTCGTCTTGCTCATCTCCTATGCGGTGCTGCTGGTCCGGCTTCAGGCAGGTGGCCCTTCAAAGGGGACGAGCAAAGTGGCTTCCACTTGTGTCACCCATGTCATCATCGTCTTCATCATGTTTAGCCCGGCCATCTACATCTACTGCCATCCCTTCCACACCTTCTTCCTGGACAAGGTGGTGTCTGTGTTCCACACCATGGTCTTCCCCCTCATGAACCCCATCATCTACACACTCAGGAACAAGGAGATCATCAGTGCCATGAAGAGGCTGCTggacagacaggggctctgcagAGGGAAATAG